A single region of the Streptomyces sp. NBC_00425 genome encodes:
- a CDS encoding peptidoglycan recognition protein family protein, with the protein MLLGCLPGLAAVAALGACAGGVGDAASAGRTPRPAAARPAAGHRAARPPVVPRTAWLDALARHAQPPPRYDDRAVAVFVHHTDSPNGYDCADAPRIIRSLYTGQTAARGWDDIGYNFLVDRCGTIYEGRAGGVDRAVTGAHTQGFNHRTVGIAALGTFTSGVPVPQAMVDAIAALAAWKLGLSGVDPRSHVRLTSSNSHSRYAAGTTATLPALAGHRDGFMTSCPGAALAARLPEIRETAARLQGRTAAHALTATP; encoded by the coding sequence GTGCTCCTGGGCTGTCTGCCCGGGCTCGCCGCCGTGGCCGCCCTGGGGGCGTGCGCGGGGGGCGTCGGCGACGCCGCCTCCGCCGGCCGGACCCCCCGTCCCGCCGCCGCCCGTCCCGCCGCCGGGCACCGGGCGGCCCGGCCGCCCGTCGTGCCGCGCACCGCCTGGCTGGACGCCCTCGCCCGGCACGCACAGCCGCCGCCGCGCTACGACGACAGGGCCGTCGCCGTCTTCGTCCACCACACCGACTCGCCCAACGGCTACGACTGCGCCGACGCGCCCCGCATCATCCGCTCCCTGTACACCGGCCAGACCGCCGCCCGGGGCTGGGACGACATCGGCTACAACTTCCTCGTCGACCGCTGCGGCACCATCTACGAGGGCCGGGCGGGCGGCGTCGACCGCGCCGTCACCGGGGCGCACACCCAGGGCTTCAACCACCGCACGGTGGGCATCGCCGCGCTGGGCACGTTCACCTCCGGGGTGCCGGTGCCGCAGGCCATGGTCGACGCGATCGCCGCCCTGGCCGCCTGGAAGCTCGGCCTGTCCGGCGTCGATCCGCGGTCGCACGTGCGGCTGACCTCCAGCAACAGCCACAGCCGGTACGCGGCCGGGACCACCGCCACCCTGCCCGCCCTGGCCGGCCACCGGGACGGCTTCATGACGAGTTGTCCCGGCGCCGCCCTCGCCGCCCGCCTCCCGGAGATCCGCGAGACGGCCGCCCGCCTCCAGGGCAGGACGGCCGCGCACGCTCTCACAGCAACGCCTTAG
- a CDS encoding DUF4240 domain-containing protein, which translates to MDETEFWELVDASREAAEGDPEEQADQLVERLLRLDPEAVLDFARHFESRYNRAYRWDLWGAAWLLLDGASDDAFDFFRCWLIGQGREVFEGALHGDPDSLADLLDDFDEEIDGDGEELGYAADEAYEQLTGMVAPDLGIAPAAAEPEGAPVDFENEGALAERYPRLWQRFKE; encoded by the coding sequence ATGGACGAGACGGAGTTCTGGGAGCTGGTGGACGCCTCCCGCGAGGCCGCCGAGGGCGATCCCGAGGAGCAGGCCGACCAGCTCGTGGAGCGGCTGCTCCGGCTGGACCCGGAGGCCGTGCTCGACTTCGCCCGGCACTTCGAGTCGCGCTACAACCGCGCCTACCGCTGGGACCTGTGGGGCGCCGCCTGGCTGCTGCTCGACGGGGCGAGCGACGACGCCTTCGACTTCTTCCGGTGCTGGCTGATCGGTCAGGGCCGCGAGGTCTTCGAGGGCGCGCTGCACGGCGACCCGGACTCGCTCGCCGACCTGCTGGACGACTTCGACGAGGAGATCGACGGCGACGGCGAGGAGCTCGGCTACGCGGCCGACGAGGCCTACGAGCAGCTCACCGGGATGGTCGCCCCGGATCTGGGCATTGCGCCGGCCGCCGCCGAGCCCGAGGGCGCGCCCGTCGACTTCGAGAACGAGGGGGCGCTGGCCGAGCGGTATCCCCGGCTGTGGCAGCGCTTCAAGGAATGA
- a CDS encoding helix-turn-helix transcriptional regulator, which translates to MRAARLIKMVLLLQSRPTMTASELARELEVSERTVTRDAQALSEAGVPVYAERGRAGGYRLVGGYRTRLTGLGRGEAEALFLSGVPGALREMGLEDVASAARLKVSAALLPSLRDAPRAAAQRFHLDAPAWFREPEAPALLPVIAEAVWDDRCVRARYRRGEEEVERELEPYGLVLKAGVWYLCARVPEGDVFRTYRLDRFLAAEPAQDRFLRDEEFDLPGFWATQAERFARSLLRAEVVVRLSEAGVRRLPYAVDPVAARDALADAGEPDGRGWATVSLRVESLEVAHTQLTALGPEAEVLAPAALREWFAADALRLAARYGSRES; encoded by the coding sequence ATGCGCGCTGCCCGCCTCATCAAGATGGTGCTCCTTCTGCAGTCCCGGCCGACCATGACCGCGTCCGAGCTGGCGCGGGAGCTGGAGGTCTCGGAGCGGACCGTCACCCGGGACGCGCAGGCGCTCTCCGAGGCGGGCGTGCCGGTGTACGCGGAGCGGGGGCGCGCCGGGGGCTACCGGCTGGTCGGCGGGTACCGGACGCGGCTGACGGGGCTCGGGCGCGGCGAGGCCGAAGCGCTGTTCCTGAGCGGGGTGCCGGGGGCGCTGCGGGAGATGGGGTTGGAGGACGTGGCGTCGGCCGCCCGGCTGAAGGTGTCGGCGGCTCTGCTGCCGTCCCTGCGGGACGCGCCGCGCGCGGCGGCGCAGCGGTTCCATCTGGACGCGCCGGCCTGGTTCCGGGAGCCGGAGGCGCCGGCGCTGCTGCCGGTGATCGCGGAGGCGGTGTGGGACGACCGGTGCGTGCGGGCGCGTTACCGGCGCGGGGAGGAAGAGGTCGAGCGGGAGCTGGAGCCGTACGGGCTCGTGCTCAAGGCGGGGGTCTGGTACCTGTGCGCCCGGGTGCCGGAGGGCGACGTGTTCCGGACGTACCGTCTCGACCGTTTCCTGGCGGCCGAGCCTGCGCAGGATCGTTTCCTCCGGGATGAGGAGTTCGATCTGCCGGGTTTCTGGGCCACGCAGGCCGAACGGTTCGCGCGCTCGCTCCTGCGAGCCGAGGTCGTCGTCCGGCTGTCGGAGGCCGGCGTGCGCCGGCTGCCGTACGCCGTCGACCCGGTGGCGGCGCGGGACGCGCTGGCCGACGCCGGGGAACCGGACGGGCGGGGCTGGGCGACGGTCTCCCTGCGGGTCGAGTCGCTGGAGGTGGCGCACACCCAGCTCACGGCGCTGGGACCGGAGGCGGAGGTGCTCGCCCCGGCGGCCCTGCGGGAGTGGTTCGCCGCGGACGCGCTGCGGCTGGCGGCGCGATACGGGTCCCGGGAAAGCTGA
- the aceE gene encoding pyruvate dehydrogenase (acetyl-transferring), homodimeric type, with the protein MTDPQAIQPSALDQLPDRDPEETAEWQASLDAVAKAAGPHRAAYLMRRTLERAEGNGIALPKLLETDYVNTIPTAAEPSAPGDPEMERRITAWNRWNAAAMVTRGSKHGVGGHIATFASAAWLYETGFNHFFQGKEADGSGDQLYIQGHASPGIYARAFLDGRLTERHLDNFRQESGGEGLPSYPHPRRLPWLWEFPTVSMGLGPLSAIYQARFNRYLTNRGIKDVSASHVWAFLGDGEMDEPESTAALALASREGLDNLTFVINCNLQRLDGPVRANFKIVQELEAQFRGAGWNVIKSLWGSAWDELFQLDTTGALVRRLREVPDAQVQTYQTRGAAYIREDFFGKDPALAEMAKLLSDDKILECFHLSRGGHEARKVYAAYKAAVEFKGAPTVILAQTVKGHTLGEGFASKNANHQMKKLSVDEFKAMRDLLELPISDAQFVDGVVPYGHPGADSPEVRYLQERRAALGGPAPARRTHALAPLPAPADKTFSSFDKGSGSQSLATTMAFVRLVKDLVRDKETGKRWVPIVPDEARTFGMESLFPSLGIYSPKGQTYEPVDRDQLMYYKEAENGQILNEGITEAGSMADFIAASSAYSTHGEAMIPFYIFYSMFGWQRTADQMWQLGDQLGRGFLVGATAGRTTLTGEGLQHADGHSPVIAATNPAALSYDPAFAYEIATIVKDGLRRMYGEAAPGEDQDVFYYLTVYNEPMPQPAKPSAPGVDEGILKGLYRFNTAESAGVQVAAANAPRIQLLASGTAIHWALKAQKLLAEEWGVAADVWSATSWTELRRDALDADAALLRGEERQPFVRRALQGAEGPVLAVSDYMRQVPDQIAQWVEQDWSSLGADGFGLSDTRDAARRHFGVDAESIVVAALAQLARRGEVKAASVKEARERYGL; encoded by the coding sequence CCAAGCTGCTCGAGACGGACTACGTCAACACCATCCCCACCGCCGCCGAGCCCTCCGCGCCCGGTGACCCGGAGATGGAGCGCAGGATCACCGCGTGGAACCGCTGGAACGCGGCGGCCATGGTCACCCGCGGCAGCAAGCACGGCGTCGGCGGCCACATCGCCACCTTCGCCTCGGCCGCCTGGCTGTACGAGACCGGCTTCAACCACTTCTTCCAGGGCAAGGAGGCCGACGGCTCGGGCGACCAGCTCTACATCCAGGGCCACGCCTCCCCCGGCATCTACGCCCGCGCCTTCCTCGACGGCCGGCTGACCGAGCGGCACCTCGACAACTTCCGCCAGGAATCGGGCGGTGAGGGTCTCCCGTCGTATCCGCACCCCCGCCGGCTGCCCTGGCTGTGGGAGTTCCCGACGGTGTCGATGGGCCTCGGCCCGCTCTCCGCCATCTACCAGGCGCGCTTCAACCGCTATCTCACCAACCGCGGCATCAAGGACGTCTCCGCGTCCCACGTGTGGGCGTTCCTCGGCGACGGCGAGATGGACGAGCCCGAGTCGACGGCGGCGCTCGCACTGGCCTCCCGCGAGGGCCTGGACAACCTGACCTTCGTCATCAACTGCAACCTGCAGCGACTCGACGGCCCGGTCCGCGCCAACTTCAAGATCGTGCAGGAGCTGGAGGCCCAGTTCCGCGGCGCCGGCTGGAACGTGATCAAGTCGCTGTGGGGCTCCGCCTGGGACGAGCTGTTCCAGCTGGACACCACCGGCGCGCTGGTCCGCCGACTGCGCGAGGTACCGGACGCCCAGGTGCAGACGTACCAGACGCGCGGCGCCGCCTACATCCGCGAGGACTTCTTCGGCAAGGACCCGGCGCTCGCCGAGATGGCGAAGCTGCTGAGCGACGACAAGATCCTCGAGTGTTTCCACCTCTCCCGCGGCGGTCACGAGGCGCGCAAGGTGTACGCCGCCTACAAGGCCGCCGTCGAGTTCAAGGGCGCCCCGACGGTCATCCTGGCCCAGACGGTCAAGGGCCACACGCTCGGCGAGGGCTTCGCGTCGAAGAACGCCAACCACCAGATGAAGAAGCTCTCGGTGGACGAGTTCAAGGCGATGCGCGACCTGCTGGAGCTGCCGATCTCCGACGCGCAGTTCGTCGACGGGGTCGTCCCCTACGGGCACCCGGGCGCCGACTCCCCCGAGGTCCGCTACCTCCAGGAGCGCCGCGCGGCCCTCGGCGGCCCCGCCCCGGCCCGCCGTACGCACGCCCTCGCCCCGCTGCCGGCCCCCGCCGACAAGACGTTCTCCTCCTTCGACAAGGGCTCCGGCTCGCAGAGCCTGGCGACGACCATGGCCTTCGTCCGCCTCGTCAAGGACCTGGTCCGCGACAAGGAGACCGGCAAGCGCTGGGTGCCGATCGTCCCCGACGAGGCGCGCACCTTCGGCATGGAGAGCCTGTTCCCGTCACTGGGGATCTACTCCCCCAAGGGCCAGACGTACGAGCCGGTCGACCGCGACCAGCTGATGTACTACAAGGAGGCCGAGAACGGCCAGATCCTCAACGAGGGGATCACCGAGGCCGGTTCGATGGCCGACTTCATCGCCGCATCCAGCGCGTACTCCACGCACGGCGAGGCGATGATCCCGTTCTACATCTTCTACTCGATGTTCGGCTGGCAGCGCACGGCCGACCAGATGTGGCAGCTCGGCGACCAGCTCGGCCGCGGCTTCCTGGTCGGCGCCACCGCGGGCCGGACGACGCTGACGGGCGAGGGCCTGCAGCACGCCGACGGCCACTCCCCGGTCATCGCCGCGACCAACCCGGCCGCCCTCAGCTACGACCCGGCGTTCGCGTACGAGATCGCGACGATCGTCAAGGACGGTCTGCGCCGGATGTACGGCGAGGCCGCCCCGGGCGAGGACCAGGACGTCTTCTACTACCTGACGGTCTACAACGAGCCGATGCCGCAGCCGGCCAAGCCGTCGGCGCCCGGCGTCGACGAGGGCATCCTCAAGGGCCTGTACCGCTTCAACACGGCGGAGTCGGCCGGCGTGCAGGTGGCGGCGGCCAACGCGCCGCGCATCCAGCTGCTGGCCTCGGGCACCGCGATCCACTGGGCCCTGAAGGCGCAGAAGCTGCTCGCCGAGGAGTGGGGCGTGGCCGCCGACGTGTGGTCCGCGACCTCCTGGACCGAGCTGCGCCGCGACGCTCTGGACGCCGACGCGGCCCTGCTGCGCGGCGAGGAGCGCCAGCCGTTCGTGCGCCGGGCGCTGCAGGGCGCCGAGGGCCCGGTCCTCGCGGTCTCCGACTACATGCGCCAGGTCCCCGACCAGATCGCGCAGTGGGTCGAGCAGGACTGGTCGTCGCTGGGCGCGGACGGCTTCGGCCTCTCCGACACCCGTGACGCGGCCCGCCGCCACTTCGGCGTGGACGCCGAGTCGATCGTCGTCGCCGCCCTGGCGCAGCTCGCCCGGCGCGGCGAGGTCAAGGCGGCTTCGGTGAAGGAAGCGCGCGAGCGTTACGGCCTGTAG